A single genomic interval of Alistipes provencensis harbors:
- a CDS encoding S41 family peptidase: MIRKYRYLLTAAAAVAAAGLMTFAARNDFGLGRNMEITVNMMRELSLNYVDPVDPDRLMEGAAAGMVSDLDPYTEYIPEEGMQDFELLTTGKYGGIGSLIRQKDDYVRIAQPYEGSPADKAGLKIGDKILSIDGKEAKGFTTEQVSSRLKGEPGSKVKVTVEHLDGTQQTATIRRERIAIPGVPYAGWVADGIGYIRHNDFTEGCYEELRAAIEGLRREGNLKGLVLDYRSNGGGIMQEAIKILGMFVPKGTEVLSTKGRSEESKQTFRTDSEPILPDLPLAVLINGNSASAAEIVAGALQDLDRAVLIGQRSFGKGLVQATRPLGYNTMLKLTTAKYYIPSGRCIQAIDYSHSQEGSVRMVPDSLISEFTTKAGRKVYDGGGVMPDITTDPEYISRFAMTLYALGFIEDFGDEYMRRNPAREIDVRTFSITDKDYADFAEFMKDKKVPYESDTRRALKALKKAAEDDRFAELKNKFEQVEAELKDDTQTNLETYRKQVVEAINNDIVMRYGYQAGVIEHSLPGDKEVKAAIGVLDNPAEYARITREQDTKRK, translated from the coding sequence ATGATTAGAAAATACCGTTACCTGCTCACCGCGGCCGCCGCTGTCGCCGCCGCAGGCCTCATGACCTTCGCCGCCCGCAACGATTTCGGGCTGGGCCGCAACATGGAGATCACCGTCAACATGATGCGCGAGCTGTCGCTCAACTACGTCGATCCCGTGGACCCCGACCGCCTGATGGAGGGGGCCGCCGCCGGCATGGTCAGCGATCTGGACCCCTACACGGAGTACATTCCCGAGGAGGGGATGCAGGATTTCGAACTGCTCACGACGGGCAAGTACGGCGGCATCGGGTCGCTCATCCGCCAGAAGGACGACTATGTGCGCATTGCCCAGCCTTACGAAGGATCGCCCGCCGACAAGGCCGGGCTGAAGATCGGCGACAAGATTCTCTCGATCGACGGCAAGGAGGCCAAGGGCTTCACCACCGAGCAGGTCTCCTCGCGCCTCAAGGGTGAACCGGGGAGCAAGGTCAAGGTGACCGTCGAACACCTCGACGGCACGCAGCAGACCGCGACGATCCGCCGCGAGCGCATCGCCATCCCGGGCGTACCCTATGCCGGATGGGTTGCCGACGGCATCGGCTACATCCGCCACAACGATTTCACCGAAGGGTGTTACGAGGAGCTGCGTGCGGCCATCGAAGGGCTGCGCAGGGAGGGCAACCTCAAGGGCCTCGTGCTCGACTACCGCTCCAACGGCGGCGGCATCATGCAGGAGGCGATCAAGATACTGGGAATGTTCGTCCCCAAGGGCACGGAGGTGCTGAGCACCAAAGGGCGTTCGGAGGAGTCGAAACAGACGTTCCGCACCGATTCGGAACCGATACTCCCCGACCTGCCGCTGGCCGTGCTCATCAACGGCAATTCGGCCTCGGCGGCCGAGATCGTCGCCGGAGCCCTGCAGGACCTCGACCGCGCGGTGCTGATCGGCCAGCGCAGTTTCGGCAAGGGACTCGTGCAGGCGACGCGCCCGCTGGGTTACAACACCATGCTGAAGCTCACCACGGCCAAATACTACATCCCTTCGGGCCGCTGCATCCAAGCCATCGACTACTCCCACTCGCAGGAGGGTTCGGTGCGCATGGTGCCCGACTCGCTCATCTCGGAGTTCACGACCAAAGCGGGCCGCAAGGTTTATGACGGCGGCGGCGTGATGCCCGACATCACGACCGACCCGGAGTATATCTCGCGCTTCGCCATGACGCTCTACGCGCTGGGATTCATCGAGGATTTCGGCGACGAATACATGCGCCGCAACCCGGCCCGGGAGATCGACGTGCGCACCTTCTCGATCACCGACAAGGACTACGCCGACTTCGCGGAGTTCATGAAGGACAAGAAAGTCCCCTACGAATCGGACACCCGCCGGGCGCTCAAGGCACTGAAGAAAGCCGCCGAGGACGACCGTTTCGCCGAACTGAAGAACAAGTTCGAGCAGGTAGAGGCCGAACTGAAGGACGACACGCAGACCAATCTCGAAACCTACCGCAAACAGGTCGTCGAGGCGATCAACAACGACATCGTGATGCGCTACGGCTATCAGGCGGGTGTGATCGAACACTCGCTGCCCGGGGACAAGGAGGTGAAAGCGGCGATCGGGGTGCTGGACAACCCCGCAGAGTATGCCCGCATCACCCGCGAGCAGGACACCAAGCGCAAATAA
- a CDS encoding LysE family translocator, with the protein MALEIVETLFRGICVGVAASITVGPVAVLCIQRTLSKSRRSGIVSGIGVACADTFMAMAALFFYSMLQTQIEQYNTLLRVIGGIFVVIVGVFIFAQNPVPQIRRNRAGKTSLWQDFVSIFGLTIANFIMVIPYILAFFAVFKISGGDMADHTFGGFMRSLFVIAGFFGGAVGWWTLLAFVINLFRRRFRPRHMLTINHVAGLIIGILGVYTILSTFFDIFPNVGH; encoded by the coding sequence ATGGCATTGGAAATCGTCGAAACCCTGTTCCGCGGCATCTGCGTAGGTGTGGCCGCTTCGATCACGGTAGGCCCCGTAGCGGTGCTCTGCATCCAGCGCACGCTGTCGAAAAGCCGCCGCTCGGGGATCGTTTCGGGCATCGGCGTCGCCTGCGCCGATACGTTCATGGCCATGGCCGCGCTGTTCTTCTATTCGATGCTCCAGACCCAGATCGAGCAGTACAACACGCTGCTGCGCGTCATCGGCGGCATCTTCGTCGTCATCGTCGGGGTCTTCATCTTCGCCCAGAACCCCGTGCCGCAGATTCGCCGCAACCGGGCCGGCAAAACCTCGCTGTGGCAGGATTTCGTCTCGATCTTCGGACTCACGATCGCCAACTTCATCATGGTGATCCCCTATATCCTCGCCTTTTTCGCCGTCTTCAAGATTTCGGGCGGCGATATGGCCGACCACACGTTCGGAGGCTTCATGCGTTCGCTGTTCGTCATCGCCGGGTTCTTCGGCGGCGCCGTGGGATGGTGGACCCTGCTGGCTTTCGTCATCAACCTCTTCCGCCGCCGCTTCCGTCCGCGGCACATGCTCACGATCAACCACGTCGCGGGCCTCATCATCGGCATATTAGGAGTTTACACCATATTATCGACCTTCTTTGATATATTCCCCAATGTCGGACACTAA
- a CDS encoding DUF4271 domain-containing protein translates to MIDSPAHSLTAGPAADSAAGSPDSATLAGRTDSIPAPAADSTGPATDDPLFFRHLRTTDAGTPSVWRDTTSAALFGEASVTVKPLRMQSAPPVSLTENAVFQSFVLLLAATYAMLLYRNLGDVRTLLDRISRDTASGQRLSEDPGGSGFSRFLNITTTIGMLFLGVMVVKYGDSLMPDRLRETLSHGAVLALSLLATAACCGVAVYQMTVVRLTGAVTLTQPFISQLVLLKRTYFSLGVIVISPALLLFALCPRSTGGLWFCIIVIELIITVGLYLRETLNLFIAKKISILHWFLYLCTVEIFPISLLWLLTVR, encoded by the coding sequence ATGATCGACTCGCCGGCACATAGCTTGACAGCCGGACCTGCGGCGGATTCGGCGGCAGGCAGCCCCGACAGCGCGACACTCGCGGGACGGACGGACAGCATCCCCGCACCGGCCGCGGATTCGACCGGGCCGGCGACGGACGACCCGCTGTTTTTCCGGCATCTCCGCACGACGGACGCGGGAACGCCCTCCGTCTGGCGCGACACCACGTCGGCGGCCCTTTTCGGAGAGGCATCGGTCACGGTGAAACCCCTGCGAATGCAATCCGCACCGCCGGTATCGCTCACCGAGAACGCCGTTTTCCAGAGTTTCGTCCTGCTGCTCGCCGCGACTTATGCCATGCTGCTCTACCGCAATTTGGGCGACGTGCGCACGCTGCTCGACCGCATTTCGCGCGACACGGCCAGCGGGCAGCGCCTCTCGGAGGACCCGGGCGGCAGCGGTTTCTCACGTTTCCTGAACATCACAACCACCATCGGCATGCTCTTCTTGGGGGTCATGGTGGTCAAATACGGCGACTCGCTGATGCCGGACCGGTTGAGGGAGACCCTCTCACACGGCGCCGTGCTGGCCCTGAGCCTGCTGGCGACGGCAGCCTGCTGCGGCGTGGCCGTCTACCAGATGACCGTCGTCCGCCTGACGGGGGCCGTCACGCTCACGCAGCCCTTCATCTCGCAGCTCGTACTGCTCAAACGCACTTATTTCTCCTTGGGAGTGATCGTCATATCGCCCGCGCTGCTGCTCTTCGCACTCTGCCCCCGAAGCACCGGAGGCCTCTGGTTCTGCATCATTGTCATCGAGTTGATTATTACGGTCGGTCTATACCTCCGGGAGACGCTAAATCTGTTTATTGCCAAAAAAATTTCGATTTTGCATTGGTTTTTGTACCTTTGCACGGTGGAAATCTTTCCAATCAGCCTTTTGTGGTTGCTCACGGTGAGATGA
- a CDS encoding DUF3467 domain-containing protein, producing MAEMKQFGIDLELDDAVAQGHYSNLAIISHSTSEFIIDFATVLPGVQKARVKSRIILTPEHAKRLLRSLQDNIVRYESNVGKIEIPTPPPTPEAGPKMGEA from the coding sequence ATGGCAGAGATGAAACAATTCGGTATCGACCTTGAACTGGACGACGCCGTGGCCCAAGGCCATTATTCCAATCTGGCGATCATATCGCACTCTACCTCGGAATTCATCATCGACTTCGCTACGGTCCTTCCCGGCGTGCAGAAAGCGCGCGTCAAGAGCCGCATCATCCTTACGCCGGAGCACGCCAAACGCCTGCTGCGCTCGCTGCAGGACAACATCGTGCGCTACGAGAGCAACGTGGGCAAGATCGAGATCCCGACCCCTCCGCCCACGCCCGAAGCGGGGCCGAAGATGGGGGAGGCGTAA
- a CDS encoding bifunctional folylpolyglutamate synthase/dihydrofolate synthase, with protein sequence MNYTQTLEFLFQSLPAFETSGAMAYKPGLERISAFCRHLGNPQRNFFTIHVAGTNGKGSVAHIIASVLEQAGYRTGLFTSPHLQDFRERIRVDGEMIPKQKVVNFVDKHHDKMVELELSFFEMTAAMAFDYFAQSDVEVAVIETGLGGRLDATNIIVPILSVITNIGLEHTALLGDTLQKIAAEKAGIIKKSIPVIVGEADVRYNEVIEQAAAANKSHVIYAEREFICEDHRPEGSRQHFRLRRTRDGRDFDVLLDLQGSYQCRNIVTASAAIDFLHEETPLTISRRAYLEGMCCAAANTALLGRWQTLAEAPLTVCDTGHNAHGIAYVAEQLKATPHKALYCVIGFVRDKDLAHILPLLPHDAHYIFTQAHSERSLPAAELTAKAAIYGLHGEAVEEVTAAIARARELASDGDMIFIGGSTYVVGEAL encoded by the coding sequence ATGAACTACACCCAAACCCTCGAATTCCTCTTTCAGTCGCTGCCCGCGTTCGAAACCAGCGGCGCAATGGCCTACAAACCGGGATTGGAGCGCATCTCCGCATTCTGCCGCCATCTGGGCAACCCCCAGCGTAATTTCTTTACGATCCATGTGGCCGGCACCAACGGCAAAGGCTCCGTGGCCCACATCATCGCCTCGGTGCTGGAGCAGGCGGGATACCGCACGGGGCTCTTCACCTCGCCCCACCTGCAGGACTTCCGCGAACGCATCCGCGTCGACGGCGAAATGATCCCCAAGCAGAAAGTGGTGAATTTCGTGGACAAGCACCACGACAAGATGGTCGAGCTCGAGCTGTCGTTCTTCGAAATGACCGCCGCGATGGCCTTCGACTACTTCGCGCAGAGCGACGTCGAGGTGGCGGTGATCGAGACGGGACTCGGGGGACGGCTCGACGCCACGAACATCATCGTGCCGATCCTGAGCGTCATTACCAACATCGGACTGGAGCACACGGCCCTGCTGGGCGACACGCTCCAGAAGATCGCCGCGGAGAAGGCGGGAATCATCAAGAAGAGCATTCCGGTGATCGTCGGCGAGGCGGACGTCCGCTACAACGAGGTCATCGAGCAGGCCGCGGCAGCCAACAAGTCGCATGTAATCTACGCCGAGCGGGAGTTCATCTGCGAGGATCATCGCCCCGAGGGCAGCCGCCAGCATTTCCGCCTGCGCCGCACGCGCGACGGCCGGGATTTCGACGTCCTGCTCGACCTGCAGGGCAGCTACCAGTGCCGCAACATCGTGACAGCCTCGGCGGCGATCGACTTCCTGCACGAGGAGACGCCGTTGACGATCTCCCGCCGCGCCTACCTCGAAGGAATGTGCTGTGCGGCAGCCAACACGGCGCTGCTGGGCCGCTGGCAGACGCTTGCTGAGGCACCCCTCACGGTCTGCGACACGGGCCACAACGCCCACGGCATCGCCTACGTCGCCGAACAGCTCAAGGCGACGCCCCACAAGGCGCTCTACTGCGTGATCGGATTCGTGCGCGACAAGGATCTGGCGCACATTCTGCCCCTGCTGCCGCACGATGCCCACTACATCTTCACCCAAGCGCATTCGGAGCGTTCGCTCCCGGCCGCGGAGCTGACGGCGAAAGCCGCCATCTACGGTCTGCACGGCGAAGCGGTGGAGGAGGTGACGGCCGCCATAGCCCGGGCCCGGGAGCTGGCCTCGGACGGCGACATGATCTTCATCGGCGGCAGCACCTATGTCGTCGGCGAGGCGCTGTAA
- a CDS encoding 4-hydroxy-3-methylbut-2-enyl diphosphate reductase, with product MVVEIDDKSGFCFGVVRAITEAERALGSGATVYSLGDIVHNRIEVQRLERLGLRTVTHADMPRLAGCRLFIRAHGEPPTTYAAARELGIEVIDATCPVVARLQRRVKEAHERMRPLGGQVVILGKRGHAEVVGLTGQVADPTIVVERTEDLQAVDFSRPVYFLSQTTQSIALFEELGAEMRRRAADPDTVCIDDTICRQVSNREQHLTEFSGRFDAVVFVCGRKSSNGKVLSEVCRRANPRTHVVEEASEIAPEWFEGIASVGICGATSTPKWLMQEVADAVRKIGK from the coding sequence ATGGTAGTCGAGATCGACGATAAATCGGGCTTCTGCTTCGGCGTTGTCCGCGCAATCACGGAGGCCGAACGGGCCCTCGGGAGCGGCGCCACGGTCTATTCGCTCGGTGACATCGTCCACAACCGCATCGAGGTCCAGCGCCTCGAACGGCTGGGACTGCGGACCGTCACCCACGCCGACATGCCGCGTCTCGCGGGCTGCCGCCTTTTCATCCGCGCCCACGGGGAACCCCCTACGACATACGCCGCCGCCCGGGAGCTGGGCATCGAGGTGATCGACGCCACCTGTCCGGTGGTCGCGCGCCTGCAGCGGCGGGTGAAGGAGGCCCACGAACGGATGCGTCCGCTGGGCGGTCAGGTCGTAATCCTCGGCAAGCGGGGCCACGCCGAAGTGGTGGGGCTCACGGGGCAGGTCGCAGACCCGACGATCGTGGTCGAAAGAACAGAAGATTTGCAGGCGGTCGACTTTTCGCGTCCGGTCTATTTCCTCTCGCAGACCACGCAGAGCATCGCGCTGTTCGAGGAGCTCGGAGCGGAGATGCGCCGCCGGGCCGCCGATCCGGACACGGTCTGCATCGACGACACGATCTGCCGGCAGGTCTCGAACCGCGAACAGCACCTCACGGAGTTCTCGGGACGGTTCGACGCCGTGGTCTTCGTCTGCGGCCGCAAATCGTCGAACGGCAAGGTGCTCTCGGAGGTGTGCCGCCGGGCCAACCCGCGCACGCATGTCGTCGAGGAGGCCAGCGAGATCGCCCCCGAATGGTTCGAGGGTATCGCCTCGGTAGGCATCTGCGGCGCCACGTCGACCCCCAAATGGCTGATGCAGGAGGTTGCCGACGCCGTTCGTAAAATCGGAAAATGA
- a CDS encoding Gfo/Idh/MocA family protein — MKRFLLLLCAFAGALLFSGCQSEGYKTIDGVIVFDTPAREPGQKSVLGLKTPPMKTVRVGFIGLGMRGPGAVERFTHLHGVDIKALCDLYPERVDSAQAILARRGFPAAEAYSGEEGWKQLCERDDIDLVYIVTPWQKHVPMAVYAMEHGKHVAVEVPAATSLDECWQLVNTAEKTQRHCMMLENCVYDFFELTTLNMAKQGLFGDVLHVEGSYIHDLEAFWDYYEGNWRLDFNQKHRGDVYATHGLGPACQVLDIHRGDKMNYLVAVDTKSVNGLKLAEEKMGATEFANADHTSTLIKTEKGRTILLEHNVYTPRPYSRMYQVTGTKGFANKYPIQGYAFDPGQLAESGVPDHENLSGHSFVPKEMCEALMQRYKHPIAMEIEEKAKEVGGHGGMDFIMDYRLIYCLQHGLPLDQDVYDAAEWSCVGELTAVSLEHNSAPVAVPDFTRGDWNKTDGYHHAMLVR; from the coding sequence ATGAAGAGATTCCTTCTTTTACTGTGCGCCTTTGCGGGTGCGCTTCTGTTTTCCGGTTGCCAATCGGAGGGCTACAAGACGATCGACGGAGTGATCGTGTTCGACACTCCGGCCCGCGAACCGGGCCAGAAGTCGGTGCTGGGGCTCAAGACGCCTCCGATGAAGACGGTCCGCGTGGGCTTCATCGGGCTGGGCATGCGCGGCCCGGGCGCCGTGGAGCGCTTCACCCACCTGCACGGGGTCGATATCAAGGCCCTCTGCGACCTCTACCCCGAGCGGGTCGACAGCGCGCAGGCGATCCTCGCACGCCGCGGATTTCCCGCCGCGGAGGCTTACAGCGGCGAGGAGGGTTGGAAACAACTTTGCGAACGCGACGATATCGACCTCGTATACATCGTCACCCCGTGGCAGAAGCACGTTCCGATGGCCGTCTACGCCATGGAGCACGGCAAGCACGTCGCCGTGGAGGTTCCCGCCGCCACATCGCTCGACGAGTGCTGGCAGTTGGTGAACACCGCCGAGAAGACCCAGCGCCACTGCATGATGCTCGAGAACTGCGTGTACGACTTTTTCGAACTCACGACGCTCAACATGGCCAAACAGGGACTGTTCGGCGACGTCCTCCACGTCGAAGGATCGTATATCCACGATCTGGAGGCTTTCTGGGACTATTACGAGGGTAACTGGCGCCTCGACTTCAACCAGAAGCACCGCGGCGACGTCTATGCCACGCACGGCCTCGGCCCCGCCTGTCAGGTGCTCGACATCCACCGCGGCGACAAGATGAACTACCTCGTGGCCGTGGACACCAAGTCGGTCAACGGCCTGAAACTGGCTGAAGAGAAGATGGGCGCCACGGAGTTCGCCAACGCCGACCACACCTCGACGCTGATCAAGACCGAGAAGGGCCGCACGATCCTGCTGGAGCACAATGTCTACACGCCGCGTCCTTACAGCCGCATGTACCAAGTGACCGGTACGAAAGGCTTTGCCAACAAATACCCCATCCAAGGTTATGCTTTCGATCCCGGACAGCTTGCGGAGTCGGGCGTGCCCGACCATGAGAACCTGAGCGGCCACAGTTTCGTGCCCAAGGAGATGTGCGAGGCGCTGATGCAGCGTTACAAGCACCCGATCGCTATGGAGATCGAGGAGAAAGCCAAGGAGGTCGGCGGACACGGCGGCATGGATTTCATTATGGACTACCGCCTGATCTACTGCCTGCAGCACGGCCTGCCGCTCGATCAGGATGTCTACGATGCCGCCGAATGGTCGTGTGTCGGGGAGCTGACGGCCGTGTCGCTCGAACACAACAGCGCTCCGGTGGCCGTGCCCGACTTCACGCGCGGGGACTGGAACAAGACCGACGGCTATCACCACGCGATGCTGGTCCGATAA
- the cmk gene encoding (d)CMP kinase, which translates to MSDTKHKIIIAVDGFSSCGKSTFAKAIAARLGYIFIDTGAMYRAVTLYALEHGAIRSGIVDEEAVVKLLDKISITFRFNPERGASDIYVDGDLAEGKIRTIEVSNCVSRVSAIPEVRSKLVAMQQEMGRRRGVVMDGRDIGTVVFPDAELKLFMTADPAVRACRRYKELTGKGMTVTMEEVERNILERDKADMSRAVSPLRQADDAIVLDNSHMTVDEQMAWFMEEFAKVCK; encoded by the coding sequence ATGTCGGACACTAAGCATAAGATCATCATCGCCGTCGACGGATTCTCGTCGTGCGGCAAGAGCACCTTCGCCAAAGCCATCGCAGCCCGCTTGGGCTACATCTTCATCGACACCGGCGCCATGTACCGCGCCGTAACGCTCTACGCCCTCGAACACGGGGCGATCCGTTCGGGCATCGTCGACGAAGAGGCCGTCGTGAAGCTGCTCGACAAGATATCCATCACTTTCCGTTTCAACCCTGAACGCGGCGCCAGCGACATCTACGTCGACGGCGATCTGGCCGAAGGAAAGATCCGCACCATCGAGGTTTCGAACTGCGTGAGCCGCGTGAGCGCCATCCCCGAGGTGCGCAGCAAGCTGGTGGCCATGCAGCAGGAGATGGGACGCCGCCGCGGGGTGGTGATGGACGGCCGCGACATCGGCACGGTGGTCTTCCCCGACGCCGAACTGAAACTGTTCATGACGGCCGACCCCGCCGTGCGCGCCTGCCGCCGCTACAAGGAGCTGACGGGCAAAGGCATGACGGTGACGATGGAGGAGGTCGAACGCAACATCCTCGAGCGCGACAAGGCCGACATGAGCCGGGCCGTCTCGCCGCTGCGCCAAGCCGACGACGCCATCGTGCTCGACAACAGCCACATGACCGTCGACGAACAGATGGCGTGGTTTATGGAGGAGTTCGCAAAAGTCTGCAAATAG
- a CDS encoding sensor histidine kinase, with translation MKLSTKYFSFRNRVVVIVVGVTLGAVSLLYTNNMAQRLKWKEQHDVALWAHAIERVSRDVLGGTIQDPLVTDIMSNGNNIPFIITNENLEVINSHLVPDKIIDHPDRLRKQIDKFTTENTPIPVNFLWSSQHYHIIFYGQSALLKSLYYFPYVQLLVITAFIALGFIAFRSSKHDEQNRVWIGLAKETAHQLGTPTSSLLGWIEYLRSQNVDQTAVEEMNKDLTHLMKIVDRFSKIGSETPLTPANINEVVGESVMYFRKRIPRNVTLDYNGLAIAPVQANINAALFEWVVENLMKNSLDALQGHGAIDVRISSDDQHVLIDVKDTGKGIPKSNWKRIFEPGFTTKTRGWGLGLSLSRRIVEEYHQGRIAVIDSEIGKGTTIRITLKRTFA, from the coding sequence ATGAAGCTCAGCACGAAATATTTCTCGTTCCGCAACCGCGTGGTGGTGATCGTCGTCGGGGTGACGCTCGGCGCCGTGTCGCTGCTCTACACCAACAACATGGCCCAGCGGCTCAAATGGAAGGAGCAGCACGACGTGGCCCTGTGGGCCCACGCCATCGAACGTGTGAGCCGCGACGTGCTGGGCGGCACCATTCAGGACCCGCTCGTGACGGACATCATGTCCAACGGCAACAACATCCCGTTCATCATCACCAACGAGAACCTCGAGGTCATCAATTCGCACCTCGTTCCGGACAAGATCATCGACCATCCCGACCGGCTGCGAAAGCAGATCGACAAGTTCACCACGGAGAACACGCCGATCCCGGTGAATTTCCTCTGGTCGTCGCAACACTACCACATCATCTTTTACGGTCAGTCGGCGCTGCTCAAGTCGCTCTACTATTTTCCCTATGTGCAGTTGCTCGTCATCACGGCCTTCATCGCGCTGGGGTTCATCGCCTTCCGCTCGTCGAAGCACGACGAGCAGAACCGCGTGTGGATCGGGCTGGCCAAGGAGACCGCCCACCAGTTGGGCACGCCCACCTCGTCGCTGCTGGGGTGGATCGAATACCTGCGTTCGCAGAATGTCGACCAGACGGCTGTCGAGGAGATGAACAAGGACCTCACGCACCTGATGAAGATCGTCGACCGGTTCTCGAAGATCGGTTCCGAAACGCCGCTCACCCCCGCCAACATCAACGAGGTGGTGGGCGAATCGGTCATGTATTTCCGCAAGCGCATCCCCCGCAACGTGACCCTCGACTATAACGGACTGGCCATCGCCCCGGTGCAGGCCAACATCAACGCCGCGCTGTTCGAATGGGTCGTGGAGAACCTGATGAAGAACTCGCTCGACGCCCTGCAGGGCCACGGCGCCATCGACGTAAGAATCTCCTCGGACGACCAGCATGTCCTCATCGACGTCAAGGACACCGGCAAGGGCATTCCCAAGAGTAACTGGAAACGCATCTTCGAACCCGGATTCACCACCAAGACCCGCGGCTGGGGCCTCGGGCTGTCGCTCTCGCGGCGAATCGTCGAGGAGTACCACCAAGGACGGATCGCCGTCATCGACTCCGAGATCGGCAAGGGAACCACCATTCGCATCACCCTCAAACGCACCTTCGCCTGA
- the lnt gene encoding apolipoprotein N-acyltransferase, producing MFRRLAAVILSALLLSPGWLSMTGLTLLAGFVPLLWVSASYDDSRRSWWKVFGWATLTFVLWNALTIWWIWYATPVGPPAATLASTTMNMIAFMLFHTVSKKAPKALAYTTLVTAWIATEYWYTVGDFSWPWLILGNGFSHEVWAVQWYEYTGVFGGTLWVLLSNILIFEALRARTVRRWTAAACVVAVPVVISLVIWGSWKQPDEGTAEVSIVQPNVDCYNKFHGDTERQEENILDLLNDVPAGAQFILLPETSVPGYYREPALSDFWLGAAGTPGEFWQTLADTLRSNHPEALLIAGANTTRHYPAGAQTETARAERFGNGYYDVFNTAVGLDSAGRTQLHHKGRLVIGVENTPTWVFDIMRFLVIDLGGVVGQIGKGQHGTAFEHGGVKAGPAICYEGLYGDFYGDFVRRGAQFMAIISNDGWWGDTPGYKHLFTISRLRAIEHRRAIARSANTGRSGFISARGDVGETLGWEERGVISAAVPLNSELTVYTRYGDYLARISEYILLLCVLYYVAYRVKRKNHLVK from the coding sequence ATGTTTCGTAGACTCGCGGCGGTAATCCTTTCGGCCCTCCTGCTCTCCCCGGGATGGCTCAGCATGACGGGGCTGACGCTCCTCGCGGGGTTCGTCCCGCTGCTGTGGGTGAGCGCGTCGTACGACGACTCGCGCCGCTCGTGGTGGAAGGTTTTCGGCTGGGCGACGCTGACCTTCGTGCTGTGGAACGCGCTGACGATCTGGTGGATCTGGTACGCCACGCCCGTAGGCCCCCCGGCCGCCACGCTGGCCTCGACGACGATGAACATGATCGCCTTCATGCTCTTCCACACGGTCTCGAAAAAAGCCCCCAAAGCCCTTGCCTACACCACCCTCGTCACGGCGTGGATCGCCACCGAATACTGGTACACCGTCGGGGATTTTTCGTGGCCGTGGCTCATTCTGGGCAACGGTTTCTCGCACGAAGTGTGGGCCGTGCAGTGGTATGAATATACGGGCGTCTTCGGCGGCACGCTGTGGGTGCTGCTCTCGAACATCCTGATCTTCGAAGCCCTCAGGGCGCGCACCGTGCGGCGGTGGACAGCCGCGGCGTGCGTCGTCGCGGTGCCGGTAGTCATCTCGCTGGTCATCTGGGGAAGCTGGAAACAGCCCGACGAGGGGACGGCCGAAGTGAGCATCGTCCAGCCCAATGTGGACTGCTACAACAAGTTCCACGGCGACACGGAACGACAGGAGGAGAACATCCTCGACCTGCTGAACGACGTGCCTGCCGGAGCGCAGTTCATCCTGCTGCCCGAGACCTCCGTGCCGGGTTATTACCGCGAACCCGCGCTGAGCGATTTCTGGCTGGGAGCGGCCGGCACCCCGGGCGAATTCTGGCAAACGCTCGCCGACACGCTCCGCAGCAACCATCCCGAAGCCCTGCTCATCGCCGGGGCCAACACCACGCGCCATTATCCGGCGGGTGCCCAGACTGAAACGGCCCGTGCGGAGCGCTTCGGAAACGGCTATTACGACGTCTTCAACACGGCCGTGGGGCTCGACTCCGCAGGCCGCACACAGCTTCACCACAAAGGCCGGCTGGTGATCGGCGTCGAGAACACCCCGACGTGGGTATTCGACATCATGCGGTTTCTCGTCATCGACCTCGGCGGCGTCGTGGGACAGATCGGCAAGGGACAGCACGGCACGGCCTTCGAGCACGGCGGCGTCAAAGCCGGGCCCGCGATCTGCTACGAGGGGCTTTACGGCGACTTCTACGGCGATTTCGTGCGCCGCGGCGCGCAATTCATGGCCATCATCTCGAACGACGGATGGTGGGGCGACACGCCGGGCTACAAGCACCTCTTCACCATCTCGCGCCTGAGAGCCATCGAGCACCGCCGCGCCATCGCCCGCTCGGCTAACACGGGCCGCTCGGGATTCATCTCCGCCCGCGGCGACGTAGGCGAAACCCTCGGCTGGGAGGAGCGCGGCGTGATCTCCGCCGCAGTGCCCCTCAACTCGGAACTGACCGTCTACACCCGCTACGGCGACTATCTGGCCCGCATCTCGGAATACATCCTGTTGCTGTGCGTGCTCTACTACGTCGCCTACCGCGTCAAACGCAAGAACCACCTCGTCAAATAA